In the genome of Henningerozyma blattae CBS 6284 chromosome 5, complete genome, one region contains:
- the EHD3 gene encoding mitochondrial 37S ribosomal protein mS47 (similar to Saccharomyces cerevisiae EHD3 (YDR036C); ancestral locus Anc_3.271) produces MLGRSIASKPRFIRAILNTKRAMSVLYTVQDTARVVTLNRVQKLNALNYEMCKSMFDTLEEYSKSDAAQLIVLKSANQPRSLCAGGDVASVAALNLNGETDKAIDVFQSEYSLNYQFATYDKPIVVFMDGITMGGGVGLSIHTPFRVATENTKWAMPEMDIGFFPDVGTSFALPRILTVANKESQLALYLCLTGDLISGADCYYLGLASHYVPHDNLDDLQKRLGELIKGKYKNKDFYSIVSSAIEEFSTPLPKTFKPFLTVDKLDVIDKCFKLSDATTSKSIISTLQDYSGTEEANQFRTAILDKLLVKSPTSMELAIKLIRTNGTDDIQSALSRDLITAANMCIEESSNPASQVEFSRSTKHKLLDKIKTPYPWTTKIDSVSTDFVNSLLTPRPSIPVSLWKNRANCTWREYPYHWKYQLPSENVIEQYITNKKNTYGVDNLPKEEVVDYFSKVNKITKDKLGIKQYISFIVDRLYNNSRS; encoded by the coding sequence ATGTTAGGCAGATCAATTGCATCTAAACCTCGGTTCATTAGAGCAATTCTAAATACTAAGCGAGCAATGAGTGTGTTATATACTGTTCAGGATACCGCAAGAGTCGTGACTCTAAATAGAGtccaaaaattaaatgccTTAAATTACGAAATGTGTAAATCTATGTTTGACACATTAGAAGAATATAGCAAGTCAGATGCAGCTCAGTTGATAGTGTTAAAATCTGCTAATCAGCCAAGATCACTATGTGCTGGTGGTGATGTAGCTAGTGTTGCTGCTTTAAATCTAAATGGAGAAACTGATAAGGCAATTGATGTTTTCCAAAGTgaatattctttaaattatcaatttgcAACTTACGATAAACCTATCGTTGTATTTATGGATGGTATTACTATGGGTGGTGGTGTTGGACTTTCCATTCATACACCATTTAGAGTTGCTACCGAAAATACTAAATGGGCCATGCCAGAAATGGACATTGGATTTTTCCCAGATGTGGGTACTTCATTTGCTTTGCCAAGAATTTTAACTGTTGCTAATAAAGAAAGTCAGTTGGCATTATATCTATGTCTAACAGGTGATTTAATATCTGGTGCTGATTGTTACTATTTAGGTCTAGCCTCCCATTATGTTCCTCATGATAATTTGGACGACTTACAAAAACGGTTAGGTGAGTTAATTAAGGgcaaatataaaaataaggaCTTTTATTCGATTGTGAGCAGTGCCATTGAAGAGTTTTCAACACCCTTACCAAAGACTTTTAAACCATTCCTCACAgttgataaattagatgTTATTGACAAATGTTTCAAGCTATCAGACGCAACAACAagtaaatcaattattagtACTCTTCAGGATTATAGTGGTACTGAAGAAGCAAATCAATTTAGAACAGCTATCCTCGATAAGCTGTTGGTTAAATCTCCAACTTCAATGGAACTTGCTATAAAGCTGATTCGTACAAATGGAACAGACGATATCCAATCTGCATTATCTAGAGACTTGATTACTGCAGCAAATATGTGCATAGAAGAATCCTCAAATCCAGCTTCTCAAGTTGAATTTTCACGTTCCACAAAGCATAAGTTGTTAGATAAGATTAAAACACCATATCCTTGGACTACAAAGATTGACAGTGTCTCTACTGATTTTGTTAACTCATTATTAACGCCAAGGCCTTCTATCCCAGTTTCTCTTTGGAAAAATAGAGCAAACTGTACTTGGAGAGAATATCCTTATCACTGGAAATATCAATTACCTTCAGAAAATGTCATTGAACAATATATTACTAATAAGAAGAATACATATGGTGTCGATAATCTCCCCAAAGAAGAAGTAGTGGACTATTTTTCCAAggtaaataaaattacaaaGGATAAACTGGGCATTAAacaatatatttcattCATTGTTGACcgattatataataattctagATCTTAA
- the TBLA0E02590 gene encoding uncharacterized protein (similar to Saccharomyces cerevisiae AKL1 (YBR059C); ancestral locus Anc_3.273), whose product MSSANGQQKVVPGNTTAPGNSEQNVQSATGATAPQQAQIPNQIQSNTQAPPQQQVQVKAQLQPQPQPQPQQPAQIPAATQPQTVQNNTQGQPNTLPGNYPAGTPVAVGSHKVEVIKYIAEGGFAQIYTVKFIERLNEFASLPGGNQNQKPLQPGDIACLKRVLVNDDNGLNEMRNEVNVMQKLQGAPCVVQYYDSNASHRSDSAPGYEVLLLMEFCPNNSLLDYMNDRLATRLSEKEIMKIMYDTTLGIAQLHYLKTPLIHRDIKIENVLVDQENNFKLCDFGSTSICFPIVTNHRDIAIFTQNIYVNTTPQYRSPEMIDLYRYQPIDEKSDIWALGVFLYKLLFFTTPFERTGQFAILHSKYEFPKNNYSSKLINLIIIMLAENPSVRPNIYQVLQYLCSINGWKVPLNDKYGLGPYNFTEYAKFQGNVQNIQNQIFSLLQKSTLNKGVLNIQDEIQLRNLYTTSFEVSPKIPVLSQHTTQLPQPVIQPPPPQQQRPQTTSPISDLPTSGPNNLNKELRETSPNKGDPAYQLQQTQQNLAQTPQAPQAHLPEGNIMSPPSSQMNSVKFNNPIIPYHALNMSNVSISSPGSNAARLNALPKLNKPPMSTKEFMSEFPAISSPTMRESEQQIFKNKHPELSSPTMGPLSASMNPSMSQNSNLNYQDPLANEQTRLKQHKSNNPFPKMGVPSIQNTNLPPPQMIPPQHSAQPPSRHSIGSSSSPVLAKVASQLSLQQPSATSNYSMQNNHYNNPVSPQIHPTDISHNFKHERNVSAQFNGNAMTSPQLQSQPQIQKPTLPDPRLTVRTEINNGHVTPVPPPPLTNAPDIPASSPLVESMKHNQSQPFSASNAAPTFKQEVSDLAASKTKEKGPVIPAKRPNTRNHSQKIGNKSSGELMHFLKDDTTSEDISHLSEFVKNRIIEDASKTNLNGSSDLSYYGVDTENPRQHSPFSSDSSNSKLGHQQDNISHESIELDLQKIRTGHANGMDIGGKRAVFQTGSHSYRQRAGNEAFLQNQSSGSESSRSTSNSSSESYLQNGPFTTDEDPSTLDQQVRNINLDRAH is encoded by the coding sequence ATGTCTTCTGCTAATGGTCAACAAAAGGTAGTTCCTGGCAATACTACTGCCCCAGGTAACTCAGAGCAAAACGTTCAAAGTGCTACTGGTGCCACTGCTCCACAACAAGCTCAGATCCCAAATCAAATACAGTCCAATACTCAAGCACCACCGCAACAACAAGTACAAGTTAAAGCCCAACTGCAGCCTCAGCCTCAGCCTCAGCCTCAACAGCCGGCTCAGATTCCAGCAGCAACTCAACCACAAactgttcaaaataatacacAAGGTCAACCCAATACTTTGCCAGGAAATTATCCTGCCGGTACCCCTGTAGCCGTTGGTTCACATAAGGTAGAGGTAATAAAGTACATTGCAGAAGGTGGGTTTGCTCAAATTTACACtgttaaatttattgaacgtttaaatgaatttgCTTCTTTACCAGGTGGAAACCAGAATCAAAAGCCTTTACAGCCAGGAGATATTGCATGTCTAAAAAGAGTCCTAGTGAACGATGACAATGGCTTAAATGAAATGAGAAATGAGGTCAATGTGATGCAAAAACTACAAGGTGCGCCTTGTGTTGTACAATATTATGATTCTAATGCTTCACACAGGTCAGATAGTGCTCCTGGCTATgaagttttattattaatggaaTTCTGTCCAAATAATTCGTTATTAGATTATATGAATGATAGATTGGCAACAAGGCTAAGTGAGAAGGAAATCATGAAAATTATGTATGATACCACTCTAGGAATTGCTCAattacattatttaaagacCCCATTGATACAtagagatattaaaatcGAAAACGTTTTGGTTGACCAagagaataattttaaattatgtGATTTTGGCTCTACATCAATTTGTTTCCCTATAGTAACAAATCACCGTGATATTGCAATATTTACCCAGAATATTTACGTTAATACTACTCCTCAATATAGATCACCGGAAATGATTGATCTATATAGATATCAACCAATAGATGAAAAATCTGATATCTGGGCTCTTGGTGTTTTCTTGTAcaaactattatttttcaccACCCCATTTGAAAGAACTGGTCAATTTGCAATTTTGCACTCCAAGTACgaatttccaaaaaataattattcttcaaaattgattaatttaattattatcatgCTGGCGGAAAATCCTTCAGTTAGACCCAATATTTATCAAGTATTACAATATTTATGTTCTATAAATGGATGGAAAGTTCCATTAAATGACAAGTATGGATTAGGTCCATATAATTTTACTGAATATGCAAAATTCCAGGGTaatgttcaaaatattcaaaatcaaatatttagttTACTTCAAAAATCTACACTTAACAAAGGGGTTCTTAATATCCAAGATGAAATACAATTAAGAAATCTTTATACCACTTCGTTTGAAGTTTCCCCAAAGATTCCAGTTCTCTCACAGCACACAACACAACTACCTCAGCCAGTTATTCAGCCTCCACCTCCACAGCAGCAGAGGCCTCAAACTACTTCTCCAATTAGCGATCTTCCTACCTCTGGTCCAAATAACTTAAATAAAGAACTTAGAGAAACGTCACCCAATAAAGGTGATCCTGCATATCAGTTACAGCAGACTCAGCAAAATTTAGCTCAAACTCCTCAAGCTCCTCAAGCCCATTTGCCAGAAGGAAATATAATGTCTCCTCCTTCATCACAAATGAATTCCGTAAAGTTTAACAATCCTATTATACCTTACCATGCACTGAATATGTCAAATGTTAGCATATCATCCCCAGGTAGTAATGCTGCCCGTTTAAACGCACTTCCAAAGTTGAATAAACCTCCAATGTCCACAAAGGAATTTATGAGTGAGTTTCCCGCTATTTCATCGCCAACAATGAGAGAAAGTGAACAAcagatatttaaaaataaacatcCAGAATTATCTAGTCCTACGATGGGCCCATTGAGTGCAAGTATGAATCCTAGTATGTCACAAAATTCTAATCTTAATTATCAGGATCCTTTAGCTAATGAACAAACCAGGTTAAAACAACACAAATCGAATAATCCTTTCCCAAAAATGGGCGTGCCTTCTATtcaaaatacaaatttacCACCTCCACAAATGATTCCACCACAACATTCAGCACAACCTCCTTCTCGTCATTCAATTGGTTCAAGTTCTTCTCCTGTTCTTGCAAAAGTTGCATCCCAATTATCCCTTCAGCAACCTTCGGCAACTTCAAATTATTCTATGCAAAATAATCACTATAATAATCCAGTCTCTCCTCAAATTCATCCAACAGATATATCACACAATTTTAAGCACGAACGAAACGTATCTGCCCAGTTTAATGGAAATGCAATGACTAGTCCTCAATTGCAATCTCAAcctcaaattcaaaaaccTACCCTTCCAGACCCAAGATTGACAGTAAGAACTGAGATAAATAATGGGCATGTCACGCCTGTACCACCTCCACCTCTAACAAATGCGCCTGATATTCCAGCTTCCAGTCCATTAGTTGAATCCATGAAACATAATCAATCGCAACCGTTCTCAGCATCTAATGCTGCTCCGACTTTTAAACAGGAAGTGTCAGATTTGGCAGCCTCCAAAACTAAAGAAAAAGGACCAGTAATACCAGCAAAACGTCCTAACACTAGAAATCACTCACAGAAAATCGGGAATAAATCTTCTGGAGAATTAATGCATTTCTTAAAAGATGATACCACTTCTGAAGATATTAGTCACTTAAGtgaatttgttaaaaatagGATTATTGAAGATGCCAGTAAGACAAATTTAAATGGCTCTTCAGACTTAAGCTACTATGGTGTTGATACTGAAAATCCTCGCCAGCACTCACCTTTTTCAAGTGATTCCAGCAATTCTAAACTTGGCCATCAGCAAGATAATATATCTCACGAAAGCATTGAATTAGATCTCCAAAAAATTAGAACAGGTCATGCAAATGGCATGGATATAGGGGGCAAACGTGCTGTGTTCCAGACTGGTTCTCATTCTTATAGACAAAGAGCAGGAAATGAGGCTTTCTTGCAAAACCAAAGCAGTGGCTCAGAATCATCTCGCTCAACCTCCAATTCATCTTCAGAATCATATCTACAGAATGGCCCATTCACGACAGATGAGGACCCCTCAACTTTGGACCAACAAGTAAGAAACATTAATCTCGATAGAGCTCATTAA
- the ORC2 gene encoding origin recognition complex subunit 2 (similar to Saccharomyces cerevisiae ORC2 (YBR060C); ancestral locus Anc_3.274) encodes MSEEDIIEHTEIWSSPSKGGTSTSAITTASSTFLPTSSRNLGSIRKSPIKKQAGAGTITMRRTKRKLLDRIEVLSKNSKEESESEKSESTPILKPARKRGRPRKIPEPDIKPEASFEIPNSPFIENKKSQEATDPNCNLLNSSLSLEIPSIPAQQKDTPSTRDRSESPVKLESSLSTHHDFTSPLKQVILDNLKEYKGNISPTKFTLNRNFIPTPVPPKTKFKGKTVTINRRSQASTFFDTYEGYFDQRKSLRVKLSKNSLAQAQEISRQEFSIITDLFGNNLHKSARDKLRSLQEKMFPQFWLELNQGFSLLFYGVGSKRLLLEDFAIKYLSPKITRLTAKTNLNTKEHPVGKLQKGIPCLVINGYNPTCNYRDIYQEVLKLLQPEQELSRSETKFWGNHVLLHIQKLIEIYKTEPPLIKLIIVVHNLDGPSVRKVAFQTMLSYLSRIRQVALIASTDHIYAPVLWDNNRSENFNFVFHDVTNFESSSVETSFHDVMKIGKSESSTGAQGAKYVLQSLTVNSKKLFKLLIECQLSNMESHMANTKGVVPPSKKGTPTVGIEFKIFAQMCATDFIASSDSSLRSMLSEFVEHKMATVSKNNVGTELIWIPYGYAEMVKLLESVLKDI; translated from the coding sequence ATGAGTGAGGAAGATATTATTGAGCACACAGAAATATGGTCCTCCCCTTCAAAAGGAGGCACTTCTACTAGTGCAATAACCACTGCATCATCAACCTTTTTGCCAACGTCTTCAAGAAATCTTGGATCCATAAGGAAAAGTCCAATTAAGAAGCAAGCAGGTGCAGGTACAATTACAATGAGGCGTACAAAGCGAAAGCTACTTGATCGTATCGAAGTCTTATCGAAAAACTCAAAGGAAGAGTCTGAGTCTGAAAAGTCTGAATCTACTCCTATTCTTAAACCTGCTAGAAAGAGGGGCAGACCAAGAAAGATACCTGAGCCAGATATTAAGCCTGAAGCCTCTTTTGAGATACCTAATTCCCCATTTATTgagaataaaaaatcacAAGAAGCTACAGATCCGAATTGCAATTTACTAAACTCATCATTATCACTCGAGATACCTAGTATTCCTGCACAACAAAAGGATACTCCATCGACTAGAGATCGAAGTGAATCCCCAGTTAAGTTAGAATCGAGTTTATCTACGCATCATGATTTTACATCTCCTCTAAAACAAGTAATTTTAGATAACTTGAAGGAATACAAAGGTAACATATCTCCAACAAAATTCACTCTTAATAGAAATTTCATTCCAACACCAGTCCCACCTAAAACTAAGTTTAAAGGTAAAACTGTAACAATAAATAGAAGGTCACAAGCTAGCACATTTTTTGATACCTATGAGGGTTATTTTGACCAACGTAAGTCCTTGAGAGTTAAGTTGTCAAAGAACTCATTAGCTCAAGCTCAAGAAATCTCGAGACaagaattttcaattatcaCTGACTTATTTGGTAATAATTTGCATAAATCAGCACGCGATAAGTTACGATCTTTACAAGAGAAGATGTTCCCACAATTTTGGTTAGAATTAAATCAGGGGTTTTCTTTGTTATTTTATGGTGTGGGCTCTAAAAGATTGTTATTAGAAGACTTTgcaataaaatatctttctCCAAAAATTACTCGTTTAACAGCAAAAACCAACCTTAACACTAAGGAACATCCTGTTGGGAAGCTACAAAAAGGTATTCCTTGTTTAGTAATCAATGGCTATAACCCTACATGCAATTACCGAGATATATACCAAGAGGTATTAAAACTGTTACAACCTGAGCAGGAACTAAGTAGAAGTGAAACAAAATTTTGGGGTAATCATGTACTGCTTCATATTCAAAAGCTAATAGAGATTTACAAAACAGAGCCTCCATTAATAAAacttattattgttgttcaTAATCTAGATGGTCCTTCTGTACGCAAAGTAGCTTTCCAAACTATGCTATCATATCTATCACGTATACGACAAGTAGCCCTTATTGCATCTACGGATCATATTTACGCTCCTGTTCTTTGGGACAATAATAGATCGgagaattttaattttgtattCCATGATGTTACCAATTTTGAAAGCTCAAGCGTGGAAACTTCCTTCCATGACGTAATGAAAATCGGTAAATCAGAATCAAGCACAGGTGCTCAAGGTGCTAAATATGTATTGCAATCATTAACTGTTAATTCCAAGAAACTATTTAAATTGTTAATTGAATGccaattatcaaatatggAATCACACATGGCTAACACAAAGGGTGTTGTTCCACCTAGCAAGAAGGGTACACCAACTGTGGGTAttgaattcaaaatatttgctCAAATGTGTGCAACTGACTTTATTGCTTCTAGTGATTCATCCCTGAGATCTATGTTGAGTGAATTCGTAGAACATAAAATGGCAACAGTAAGCAAAAATAACGTTGGGACAGAATTAATATGGATACCATACGGTTACGCAGAAATGGTGAAGCTGTTAGAATCTGTCCTAAAggatatataa
- the KRS1 gene encoding lysine--tRNA ligase KRS1 (similar to Saccharomyces cerevisiae KRS1 (YDR037W); ancestral locus Anc_3.275), producing MSQEEVKKATENVANLHLDDVTGEMVSKSELKKRIKARQTEAKKAAKKAAAKPVPSAKKKNDAFADLDPSQYFEARSRQILELRKSHEPNPYPHKFQVTISNPEFLSKYAHLKKGETLPNEKVAIAGRIHAKRESGSKLKFYVLHGDGVEVQVMSQLQDYGVEANYEKDHELLKRGDIVGVEGYVGRTQPKKGGEGEISVFVTRIELLTPCLHMLPADHFGFKDQETRYRKRYLDLIMNKDARSRFITRSKIITYIRKFLDERSFIEVETPMMNVIAGGATAKPFVTHHNDLNMDMFMRIAPELFLKELVVGGMDRVYEIGRQFRNEGIDMTHNPEFTTCEFYQAYADVYDLMETTELLFSEMVKDITGSYVIKYHPDPQNPETELELNFARPWKRINMMEELEKTFKVKFPAGDQLHTAETTAFLKQVLIDNKMECPPPLTNARMLDKLIGELEDTCINPTFIFGHPQIMSPLAKYSRDKPGLCERFEVFVATKEICNAYTELNDPFDQRNRFEEQAKQKAQGDDEAQMVDETFCNALEYGLPPTGGWGCGIDRLAMFLTDSNTIREVLLFPTLKPDVLREENKKDE from the coding sequence ATGTCGCAAGAAGAAGTTAAGAAGGCTACTGAAAATGTCGCCAATTTACACTTAGATGATGTAACCGGTGAAATGGTCTCTAAATCAGAATTGAAGAAGCGTATCAAAGCTCGTCAAACCGAAGCTAAGAAAGCTGCTAAGAAGGCTGCTGCTAAACCTGTTCCTTCTGCTAAGAAAAAGAACGATGCTTTTGCTGACTTAGATCCTTCTCAATACTTTGAAGCCAGATCTAGACAAATTTTGGAATTAAGAAAATCTCATGAACCAAACCCATACCCACATAAATTCCAAGTTACCATCTCTAATCCAGAATTTTTATCCAAGTACGctcatttaaaaaaggGTGAAACTTTACCAAATGAAAAAGTTGCTATTGCTGGTAGAATTCACGCCAAGAGAGAATCTGGTTCTAAATTAAAGTTCTACGTTTTACACGGTGATGGTGTTGAAGTTCAAGTTATGTCTCAATTACAAGATTATGGTGTTGAAGCTAACTACGAAAAGGACCatgaattattgaagaGAGGTGATATTGTTGGTGTTGAAGGTTACGTCGGTAGAACACAACCAAAGAAGGGTGGTGAAGGTGAAATTTCCGTCTTCGTTACCagaattgaattattgaCTCCATGTTTACATATGTTGCCAGCTGATCATTTTGGTTTCAAGGATCAAGAAACCAGATACAGAAAACGttatttggatttgatCATGAACAAGGATGCTAGATCTAGATTTATTACAAGATCTAAGATTATTACTTACATTAGAAAGTTCTTAGACGAAAGAAGCTTTATTGAAGTTGAAACTCCAATGATGAATGTTATTGCTGGTGGTGCAACTGCTAAACCTTTCGTAACTCATCATAACGATTTAAACATGGATATGTTCATGAGAATCGCCCCAGAATTATTCTTAAAAGAATTAGTTGTTGGTGGTATGGACCGTGTTTATGAAATTGGTAGACAATTTAGAAATGAAGGTATCGATATGACCCACAACCCAGAATTTACAACTTGTGAATTCTATCAAGCTTATGCTGATGTTTATGATTTAATGGAAACtactgaattattattctcaGAAATGGTTAAAGATATCACTGGTTCTTACGTTATTAAGTACCATCCAGATCCACAAAATCCAGAAactgaattagaattaaactTTGCCAGACCATGGAAGAGAATCAATATGAtggaagaattagaaaagacCTTCAAAGTTAAGTTCCCAGCTGGTGACCAATTACACACTGCTGAAACTACTGCTTTCTTAAAGCAAGTCTTAATTGACAACAAAATGGAATGTCCACCACCATTAACTAACGCCCGTATGctagataaattaattggtGAATTAGAAGATACATGTATTAACCCAACTTTCATCTTCGGCCATCCACAAATTATGTCTCCATTAGCTAAATACTCTAGAGACAAACCAGGTTTGTGTGAACGTTTTGAAGTCTTTGTTGCTACTAAGGAAATTTGTAATGCGTACACAGAATTGAACGATCCATTTGATCAAAGAAACCGTTTCGAAGAACAAGCTAAACAAAAAGCCCAAGGTGATGATGAAGCTCAAATGGTTGATGAAACTTTCTGTAATGCCCTAGAATATGGTTTGCCACCAACTGGTGGTTGGGGTTGTGGTATTGATAGATTAGCCATGTTTTTGACTGATTCTAATACTATTAGAGAAGTTTTGTTATTCCCAACTTTGAAACCAGATGTTTTAAgggaagaaaataaaaaggacgaataa